The proteins below come from a single Isoptericola dokdonensis DS-3 genomic window:
- a CDS encoding glycosyltransferase family 4 protein: MTLRVVVLDHTAQPSGAELALLRVVEAMDRGVQVHVVLFAPGPLVDRLRHAGATVEVVPLAARVGGRGRHELGPGSPGGLLRSLLTLLAAVPFELRLARRLRRLRPDVVHATSLKADLLGVLPAASARRPLVWHVHDRVADDYLPAPVVRVLRRGARHLPAAVVANSDATAATLPGARGLTVVRPGLAAAQVRAAPRPEPADDVVGLVGRIGPTKGQLELVRAAPAVLAAHPGTRFRFVGAPLFGAEEYARQVRSEVDRLGLADAVEWTGFVDDVAVELDALTVCVHASPVPEPYGQVVAEALARGVPVVATRAGGVPEILERAGDDPVGVMVPPGDVEALARAVVDVLTDREAAGRRAAAGHARAVAELGVDRTVDGLVSVWRRVAGGRGSRP, encoded by the coding sequence GTGACGCTGCGCGTCGTCGTGCTCGACCACACCGCGCAGCCCAGCGGTGCCGAGCTCGCCCTGCTCCGCGTCGTCGAGGCCATGGACCGTGGCGTGCAGGTGCACGTCGTGCTGTTCGCGCCGGGGCCCCTAGTGGACCGGCTGCGGCACGCGGGGGCGACCGTGGAGGTCGTCCCGCTGGCGGCCCGGGTCGGGGGGCGCGGCCGGCACGAGCTGGGGCCGGGCTCACCGGGAGGACTGCTGCGCTCCCTGCTCACCCTCCTGGCGGCCGTGCCGTTCGAGCTGCGGCTCGCCCGGCGGCTGCGGCGGCTGCGCCCGGACGTCGTGCACGCGACGTCCCTGAAGGCCGACCTGCTCGGGGTGCTGCCCGCGGCCAGCGCCCGGCGGCCGCTGGTGTGGCACGTGCACGACCGGGTCGCCGACGACTACCTGCCCGCGCCGGTGGTCCGGGTGCTGCGCCGCGGCGCGCGGCACCTCCCGGCGGCGGTCGTGGCGAACTCGGACGCGACGGCCGCGACGCTGCCGGGTGCGCGCGGTCTCACCGTGGTGCGCCCGGGCCTGGCGGCGGCGCAGGTCCGTGCCGCCCCGCGTCCGGAGCCCGCCGACGACGTCGTCGGGCTGGTGGGCCGGATCGGGCCGACCAAGGGGCAGCTGGAGCTCGTCCGGGCGGCCCCGGCGGTGCTGGCCGCGCACCCGGGGACCCGCTTCCGGTTCGTCGGGGCGCCGCTGTTCGGCGCCGAGGAGTACGCCCGGCAGGTGCGCTCGGAGGTCGACCGGCTCGGGCTCGCCGACGCCGTGGAGTGGACCGGGTTCGTCGACGACGTCGCCGTGGAGCTCGACGCGCTGACGGTCTGCGTCCACGCGTCGCCGGTGCCGGAGCCGTACGGGCAGGTCGTCGCCGAGGCGCTGGCGCGCGGTGTCCCGGTGGTGGCCACGCGGGCCGGCGGGGTGCCCGAGATCCTCGAGCGGGCCGGCGACGACCCGGTGGGCGTGATGGTGCCGCCGGGGGACGTCGAGGCCCTCGCCCGGGCGGTCGTCGACGTCCTGACCGACCGGGAGGCGGCCGGGCGCCGGGCCGCGGCCGGGCACGCCCGTGCGGTGGCCGAGCTGGGCGTGGACCGGACCGTGGACGGGCTGGTCAGCGTCTGGCGGCGGGTCGCAGGAGGTCGAGGGTCCCGGCCATGA
- a CDS encoding glycosyltransferase, producing the protein MSGTPTDLVVISLEAWDDVWRRNQHLVARLLRDRPGQRVLFVEPPADPLHSLSRRRRPRLGRGLRPGPDLPGVGQDARLWLHEPTKPLPRRVDPRADDRLAASVLRAARRLGMTDPLLWVNDPSGARMLRTTTWPALYDVTDDWAAAHRDAAEADRVRQDEELLLGRCEQVTVCSTGLVRTKGPARRDAGRPDVVLVTNAVDVERYLAPAARPADLPAGPVALYVGTVHPDRFDTDVAVATARRLTGTATLVLVGPVVDLTTARLDALREAGVVMLGPRPFDQVPAYLQHAAVLLVPHVVDPFTDSLDPIKLYEYRVVGRPVVATAVAGFRELATGRSGGAPLVVAAAPDFPAAVADLVASHRATSPDPTVPTWDDQARLMAGTLDLLRPAARR; encoded by the coding sequence ATGAGCGGGACCCCGACCGACCTCGTGGTGATCTCGCTCGAGGCCTGGGACGACGTCTGGCGACGCAACCAGCACCTCGTCGCCCGCCTGCTGCGGGACCGGCCCGGGCAACGGGTCCTCTTCGTCGAGCCGCCCGCCGACCCGCTGCACTCCCTGAGCCGCCGCCGCCGTCCCCGGCTCGGCCGCGGGCTGCGGCCGGGACCGGACCTGCCGGGCGTCGGCCAGGACGCCCGCCTGTGGCTGCACGAGCCCACCAAGCCGCTGCCCCGCCGCGTCGACCCCCGCGCCGACGACCGGCTCGCCGCGTCCGTGCTCCGCGCCGCGCGCCGGCTCGGCATGACCGACCCGCTGCTGTGGGTCAACGACCCCTCCGGGGCGCGGATGCTGCGGACGACGACCTGGCCCGCCCTGTACGACGTCACCGACGACTGGGCCGCCGCCCACCGCGACGCCGCCGAGGCGGACCGGGTCCGGCAGGACGAGGAGCTCCTCCTGGGGCGCTGCGAGCAGGTCACCGTGTGCTCGACCGGACTCGTCCGGACCAAGGGGCCCGCCCGTCGGGACGCCGGACGCCCCGACGTCGTCCTCGTCACCAACGCGGTGGACGTCGAGCGGTACCTCGCCCCCGCCGCACGCCCTGCCGACCTCCCCGCCGGGCCGGTCGCCCTGTACGTGGGAACCGTGCACCCCGACCGGTTCGACACCGACGTCGCCGTCGCGACCGCCCGGCGACTCACGGGCACCGCCACGCTGGTCCTCGTCGGCCCCGTCGTCGACCTCACCACCGCACGGCTGGACGCGCTGCGCGAGGCCGGGGTCGTGATGCTGGGCCCCCGCCCCTTCGACCAGGTCCCCGCCTACCTGCAGCACGCCGCGGTGCTGCTCGTCCCGCACGTGGTGGACCCGTTCACGGACAGCCTCGACCCGATCAAGCTCTACGAGTACCGCGTGGTCGGGCGGCCCGTCGTGGCGACCGCCGTCGCCGGGTTCCGCGAGCTGGCGACCGGCCGGTCCGGCGGCGCCCCGCTCGTGGTCGCGGCGGCCCCGGACTTCCCCGCGGCGGTCGCCGACCTCGTCGCCTCGCACCGGGCCACCAGCCCGGACCCCACCGTGCCCACCTGGGACGACCAGGCCCGGCTCATGGCCGGGACCCTCGACCTCCTGCGACCCGCCGCCAGACGCTGA
- a CDS encoding glycosyltransferase family 4 protein — MRILHAVRSDGFAGVERHVADLARTQAADGHEVLVVGGDPAAVRRVLGPDVAHRPARRTADVARALATWGPGCDVVHVHMTAAEVAATLAAALRPALRRVPVVSTRHFAGPRGSGRPGPAVAAVARRQVAAQVAISRYVAAHVDGAATVVHPGVADGPTEVAAAADREAVVLVVQRHEPEKDGDVALRAFAASGLAAQGWRLELAGAGSQTEMLRDLAAELGMGATTRFLGHRDDVPALMDRAALLLAPCRIEGLGLSVLEAMAAGLPGVVSAAGGHLETVGALDAPELLFPAGDAEAAGARLARLAHDPARRDELAVAGRRLQQKHFSPRAHAAGTEQVYREVLARRAVEVA; from the coding sequence ATGAGGATCCTGCACGCCGTGCGCTCGGACGGCTTCGCCGGCGTCGAGCGGCACGTCGCCGACCTCGCCCGCACCCAGGCCGCCGACGGCCACGAGGTGCTCGTGGTCGGGGGCGACCCCGCCGCGGTACGACGCGTCCTCGGCCCGGACGTCGCGCACCGGCCCGCCCGCCGCACCGCCGACGTCGCCCGGGCCCTCGCGACCTGGGGGCCGGGGTGCGACGTCGTGCACGTCCACATGACGGCGGCCGAGGTCGCCGCGACGCTCGCCGCGGCCCTGCGGCCGGCGCTGCGCCGGGTCCCCGTCGTCAGCACCCGCCACTTCGCCGGGCCGCGGGGCAGCGGCCGCCCGGGTCCCGCGGTCGCCGCGGTGGCCCGCCGCCAGGTCGCCGCGCAGGTCGCCATCAGCCGGTACGTCGCCGCCCACGTCGACGGCGCGGCGACCGTCGTGCACCCCGGCGTCGCCGACGGGCCCACCGAGGTCGCGGCCGCGGCGGACCGCGAGGCCGTCGTCCTCGTGGTGCAGCGCCACGAGCCCGAGAAGGACGGCGACGTGGCCCTGCGCGCCTTCGCCGCGTCCGGGCTGGCCGCGCAGGGCTGGCGCCTCGAGCTCGCCGGGGCGGGCTCGCAGACCGAGATGCTGCGGGACCTGGCCGCCGAGCTGGGGATGGGTGCCACGACACGCTTCCTGGGGCACCGCGACGACGTCCCCGCCCTCATGGACCGCGCCGCGCTGCTGCTGGCGCCCTGCCGGATCGAAGGACTGGGCCTCAGCGTGCTGGAGGCGATGGCGGCGGGGCTGCCCGGCGTCGTGTCCGCGGCGGGCGGGCACCTCGAGACCGTCGGGGCGCTCGACGCCCCCGAGCTGCTGTTCCCCGCCGGGGACGCCGAGGCCGCCGGGGCCCGGCTCGCCCGGCTGGCCCACGACCCGGCGCGCCGCGACGAGCTCGCCGTCGCGGGACGCCGTCTCCAGCAGAAGCACTTCTCGCCGCGGGCCCACGCGGCCGGCACCGAGCAGGTCTACCGCGAGGTCCTCGCGCGACGGGCGGTCGAGGTGGCATGA
- a CDS encoding glycosyltransferase family 4 protein, with protein MTAGTAPARPLTVVQIAPEIGPGTGVGAVAHHLEQELTALGLRTERFTLADAHGTWLPEPGPGIRGKLALLARVVWFSTVGTVLARRLLARRPDVVGLCHNDVVAGDVYVNHGILQVAMAARGDSLRRLVRNPLHLFVVARDHLRFRSRAHRVVVNLSAVEDAALRATYRRLAPRTTVIGNGVDLERYRPPDEAERARARAALGLAPDDVALVFVGHEHDRKGLPVVLDALPLTDPRTHLVVVGGTADMTAGVRRAARARGVEARVHLLGRQPDPRPALHAADALVLPTAYESYGLVVVEALACGLPVVATATGCVPDLVTDGVDGWVVEPTARSVADAVAALAVADRDTVAKAARAAAETQAWTAVARRYAEQLTTVRQGTA; from the coding sequence AGATCGGGCCCGGGACGGGCGTCGGCGCCGTCGCCCACCACCTCGAGCAGGAGCTGACGGCGCTCGGTCTGCGCACCGAGCGGTTCACCCTCGCCGACGCCCACGGCACGTGGCTGCCCGAGCCCGGTCCCGGGATCCGCGGCAAGCTCGCCCTGCTGGCGCGCGTCGTGTGGTTCTCCACCGTCGGCACGGTGCTCGCCCGCCGCCTGCTCGCCCGGCGCCCGGACGTCGTCGGGCTGTGCCACAACGACGTCGTGGCCGGCGACGTCTACGTCAACCACGGGATCCTCCAGGTCGCCATGGCGGCCCGCGGCGACAGCCTGCGCCGCCTGGTCCGCAACCCCCTGCACCTGTTCGTCGTGGCCCGCGACCACCTGCGGTTCCGCTCGCGCGCGCACCGCGTGGTCGTCAACCTCTCCGCCGTCGAGGACGCGGCCCTGCGCGCCACCTACCGGCGCCTCGCGCCCCGCACCACCGTCATCGGCAACGGCGTCGACCTGGAGCGGTACCGGCCCCCGGACGAGGCGGAGCGCGCGCGGGCCCGGGCCGCCCTCGGGCTCGCCCCCGACGACGTCGCGCTCGTCTTCGTCGGGCACGAGCACGACCGCAAGGGCCTGCCCGTCGTCCTCGACGCCCTCCCGCTCACGGACCCGCGCACCCACCTGGTCGTCGTGGGCGGGACGGCGGACATGACGGCCGGTGTCCGGCGGGCCGCACGGGCCCGCGGCGTCGAGGCGCGCGTGCACCTGCTCGGCAGGCAGCCCGACCCGCGGCCCGCGCTGCATGCCGCCGACGCGCTCGTGCTGCCCACCGCCTACGAGTCCTACGGTCTGGTCGTCGTCGAGGCGCTCGCCTGCGGGCTGCCCGTCGTGGCGACCGCCACGGGGTGCGTGCCCGACCTCGTCACCGACGGCGTCGACGGGTGGGTCGTGGAGCCGACGGCGCGGTCCGTCGCCGACGCCGTCGCGGCACTGGCCGTCGCCGACCGCGACACCGTCGCCAAGGCCGCCCGGGCGGCCGCCGAGACCCAGGCCTGGACGGCGGTCGCGCGCCGCTACGCCGAGCAGTTGACCACGGTGCGGCAGGGCACGGCATGA